A region from the Pseudomonas sp. Teo4 genome encodes:
- a CDS encoding mechanosensitive ion channel family protein: MDLNAEVDQLVRQSQTWIPLIMEYGSRLLLALLTLAIGWWLVNKVSTRLGKLAGLRADAALQGFISTLANIVLKVLLFVSVASMIGIETTSFVAAIGAAGLAIGLALQGSLANFAGGVLILMFRPFRIGDWIEAQGVSGTVDSIQIFHTVLRTGDNKTVIMPNGSLSNGIITNTNRQPTRKVVFDVGVDYEADLQKARHVLLELAQDPRVLADPAPQAVVSTLGDSSITVSLRLWTKTADYWDVMFMLNEHARDRLKAEGIDIPFPQRVIRVVQETVA, from the coding sequence ATGGATTTGAACGCTGAAGTCGATCAGCTGGTCCGCCAATCGCAGACCTGGATTCCCTTGATCATGGAGTACGGCAGCCGCCTGTTGCTGGCGCTGCTGACCCTGGCCATCGGCTGGTGGCTGGTCAACAAGGTCAGCACGCGCCTGGGCAAGCTGGCCGGTTTGCGTGCCGATGCGGCGCTGCAAGGTTTCATCAGCACCTTGGCCAACATCGTGCTCAAGGTGCTGCTGTTCGTCAGCGTGGCGTCGATGATTGGCATCGAGACCACCTCGTTCGTCGCCGCCATCGGTGCCGCCGGCCTGGCCATTGGCCTGGCCCTGCAGGGCAGCCTGGCGAACTTCGCCGGGGGTGTGCTGATTCTGATGTTCCGCCCGTTTCGCATCGGTGACTGGATCGAAGCGCAGGGTGTCAGTGGCACCGTCGACAGCATCCAGATTTTCCACACCGTGCTGCGCACTGGTGACAACAAGACCGTGATCATGCCCAACGGCAGCCTGTCCAACGGCATCATCACCAACACCAACCGTCAGCCCACCCGCAAGGTGGTGTTCGATGTGGGTGTGGACTACGAGGCCGACTTGCAGAAGGCCCGCCATGTGCTGCTGGAGCTGGCGCAGGACCCTCGCGTGCTGGCCGACCCTGCACCGCAGGCGGTGGTGTCGACGCTGGGCGACAGCTCGATCACCGTGTCCCTGCGTCTGTGGACCAAGACTGCCGATTACTGGGATGTGATGTTCATGCTCAACGAGCATGCCCGTGACCGGTTGAAGGCCGAGGGTATCGACATTCCGTTTCCGCAGCGCGTGATTCGCGTGGTGCAGGAGACGGTTGCGTAA